The following are encoded in a window of Hippoglossus stenolepis isolate QCI-W04-F060 chromosome 10, HSTE1.2, whole genome shotgun sequence genomic DNA:
- the LOC118116485 gene encoding TLE family member 5, which produces MMFPQSRHSASSQSGQPLKFTTSDSCDRIKDEFQFLQAQYHSLKLECDKLASEKSEMQRHYIMYYEMSYGLNIEMHKQAEIVKRLNGICAQVLPYLSQEHQQQVMGAIERAKQVTPPEMNSIIRHQLQVQHLPQLQGLALPVTPLPLGLTPPSLPAVSSSSGLLSLSSILANYSHGQAQVVKEDKAREAAERAPRGDDGDKSD; this is translated from the exons ATGATGTTTCCTCAATCGAGGCACTCG gCGTCCTCTCAGTCCGGTCAACCTCTCAAGTTCACCACTTCTGACTCCTGTGACCGCATCAAGGATGAGTTCCAGTTCCTGCAAGCACAATACCACAG TTTGAAGTTGGAGTGTGATAAACTGGCCTCTGAAAAGTCTGAGATGCAGCGTCATTATATCATG TACTATGAAATGTCTTACGGGTTGAACATTGAAATGCACAAACAG GCTGAAATAGTGAAGAGACTGAACGGAATCTGTGCTCAGGTGCTGCCTTACCTGTCACAGGAG catcagcagcaggtgATGGGCGCCATAGAGCGAGCAAAGCAGGTCACACCTCCTGAGATGAACTCTATCATACGG catcAGCTCCAGGTGCAACACCTGCCCCAGCTCCAGGGCCTGGCCCTGCCTGTGACCCCGCTCCCCCTGGgcctcacccctccctccctgcccgccgtctcctccagctctggcCTGCTCTCCCTCTCGTCCATCCTGGCCAACTACTCCCACGGCCAGGCTCAGGTGGTGAAGGAGGACAAAGCCAGGGAAGCGGCAGAGAGAGCACCCAGAGGAGACGACGGGGATAAGTCAGACTAG
- the LOC118116484 gene encoding phospholipid phosphatase 2, with translation MDAVGGTMSEQGRKKLILIVVDILCVTVAALPSAILTLTFSPYQRGIYCDDESISRPYRRDTISHGAMAAVTISCSIIIITTGEAYLVHTKRLHSNSQFNQYLSALYKVVGTFLFGGAVSQSLTDLAKFTVGRPRPNFLAVCAPVSCNGYMTHINCTGNPRNVTESRLSFYSGHSSFGIYCMLFLSLYLHARMQGKWTRLVRPTIQFFLVAFALYVGYTRVSDHKHHWSDVLVGLLQGALIAVLTVHYVSDFFKQRLPPCTPPDTTEIEHLERKPSPQPRDSQNHNNYSGPV, from the exons ccgcTCTGCCCTCGGCCATCCTGACGCTGACGTTCAGCCCGTACCAGAGAGGAATCTACTGCGATGACGAGAGCATCAGCCGTCCGTACCGCAGAGACACCATTTCCCACGGGGCCATGGCTGCAGTCACCATCTCCTGCTCCATCATCATC ATCACCACGGGAGAGGCGTACCTGGTGCACACCAAACGGCTCCACTCCAACTCCCAGTTCAACCAGTACCTGTCCGCTCTCTACAAGGTGGTGGGCACCTTTCTGTTCGGAGGAGCCGTCAGCCAATCCCTGACCGACCTGGCCAAGTTCACCGTCGGCCGTCCCCGTCCAAACTTCCTGGCCGTGTGCGCCCCGGTCAGCTGTAACGGATACATGACGCACATCAACTGCACGGGGAACCCCCGCAACGTGACTGAATCCAG GTTATCGTTCTACTCCGGCCACTCGTCCTTCGGGATCTACTGCATGCTCTTTCTGTCG ctCTATCTCCATGCCCGGATGCAGGGGAAGTGGACGCGACTGGTTCGACCGACCATCCAGTTCTTCCTGGTGGCGTTTGCTCTGTACGTGGGATACACGCGTGTTTCGGACCACAAACATCACTGGAGCGACGTGCTGGTGGGgctgctgcagggggcgctcaTCGCTGTGCTCACT GTTCATTACGTCTCCGACTTCTTCAAGCAGCGACTTCCTCCCTGCACGCCGCCAGACACGACGGAGATCGAACACCTGGAGCGGAAGCCGAGCCCGCAGCCTCGCGACTCgcagaaccacaacaactactctGGTCCTGTATGA